In Desulfuromonadales bacterium, the genomic stretch GCGGCGGAGATCGTCCGCGCCTGCATCGGCTGCCGGGCCTGCGTGGCGGTCTGCCCGAGCCAGATCGACCTGGAGAGCATCATCCTGCATCTGCGCGAGGTGGTCGGGGAGGAGGAAGGCATCGGCGCCGGCAAGACGCTGGTCTTCAAGAAGGTGATGCGCAACCGCAAGCTCTTCCACACCCTGATCCGCGCCGCCAGCCTGCTGCAGAAGCCGGTGACCAAGGGGGAACGGACCATCCGCCATCTGCCGATGTTCTTCTCGTCGCTGACCGAATGGCGCACCCTGCCGGCCATCGCCGAAAAGCCGCTGCGCGACATCATCGACAGCATCCCGCAGAAGGTCGACAAGCCCCGCTTCCGGGTCGCCTTCTTCGGCGGCTGCGCCAACGATTTTCTCTATCCCGAACTGGGTCGCGATCTGGTCAAGGTGATGAACCACCTCGGCGTCGAAGTCTTCTACCCGCAGGAGCAGAACTGCTGCGGCATCCCCGCTCTCTACTCCGGCGACCGGGAGACCGCGGTCGAACTGGCGGAGCAGAACGTCAGTGCGATGCTCGCCGGCAACCCCGACTACGTGTTGACCACCTGCCCGACCTGCTCCATGGCCCTGCAGCGTGACTTTGTCGACCACCTCAGAGACAACCCGGTCTGGGCCGAAAAGGCGGAGCGCCTCTCGGCGATCACCATGGACGCCGCCAAATTCATTGCCGATGTCCTCAACGCCGCCGATGCCTTCAAGGGGCTGGCCGACCCGGTCAAGGTTACCTACCACGACTCCTGCCACCTCAAACGCGGCGCCGGCGTCTGGCAGCAGCCGCGCGCGCTGCTCGCCGCCTCCGGGCGGGAAGTGGTGGAGATGGCGCACGCCGACCGCTGCTGCGGCTTCGGCGGCTCCTACTCCTTCACCAGCCACCCCAACATTGCCCGCAACATCCTGGCCGACAAGGTGGCCGACATCGAAAAGACCGGTGCCGCCTGCGTCGCCATGGACTGCCCCGGCTGCCTGATGCAGATCCGCGGCGGCCTGGAAAAGCAAGGGACGGCGGTCCGCGCCGCCCACACCATCGAACTGCTTGCCGAAACCCTCGACTGATCGCCACCACCCGCGAAGACACTCCTCTCTCTTCTGGCCCCGGCAGCAACGCCGGGGCAATTTTTTTGTCGCCCCCTCCCCTTTGCAGTCCAGCTCGCCCTCCTCTCCATCCGCGGTATAATGGGGGCATAAATAGCCTTCTCTCCCGAGAGATGAGAATTCCCCCTGACGGAATTTTCCGGAAAGGAGTTCGCCATGCTACCGTTGTCTCTTCTTCGAGCGTCATTGCTGACAACCCTGGTCTTCCTGATCCTGGTCACTCTCCCGGCCGCGGCGGCCGACCTCCTCCCCCCCGCAGAGGCCGGCGCCAAGGCTTTCCTGGAGTCTTCTCCCCGCCATCACGAATGGGTCAATATTCCCCTGCCCGGTTCAGAAAGGAAGATTTCCACCTTCGTCGCCTTCCCCGAGCGCAAGGAGAAGGCGCCGGTGGTGATCGTCATCCACGAGGTTTACGGCCTCACCGACTGGATTCGTGCCGTCGCCGACAGCCTGGCGGCGGCCGGATTCATCGCCATGGCCCCCGATTTCCTCACCGGGCGAGGGCCGGG encodes the following:
- a CDS encoding heterodisulfide reductase-related iron-sulfur binding cluster codes for the protein VAREQLRQGYLDADMGISGANIAVAETGGIALVTNEGNARLVTTLPKIHVALVGIEKLVPKLEDAARILQVLPKNATGQLLTSYVSWITGAVPCGEAEKELHIVLLDNGRGALADSPHCRDALRCIKCGACANVCPVYQTVGGHVFGHIYISAIGIILTAFFHGLDKAAEIVRACIGCRACVAVCPSQIDLESIILHLREVVGEEEGIGAGKTLVFKKVMRNRKLFHTLIRAASLLQKPVTKGERTIRHLPMFFSSLTEWRTLPAIAEKPLRDIIDSIPQKVDKPRFRVAFFGGCANDFLYPELGRDLVKVMNHLGVEVFYPQEQNCCGIPALYSGDRETAVELAEQNVSAMLAGNPDYVLTTCPTCSMALQRDFVDHLRDNPVWAEKAERLSAITMDAAKFIADVLNAADAFKGLADPVKVTYHDSCHLKRGAGVWQQPRALLAASGREVVEMAHADRCCGFGGSYSFTSHPNIARNILADKVADIEKTGAACVAMDCPGCLMQIRGGLEKQGTAVRAAHTIELLAETLD
- a CDS encoding dienelactone hydrolase family protein, producing MLPLSLLRASLLTTLVFLILVTLPAAAADLLPPAEAGAKAFLESSPRHHEWVNIPLPGSERKISTFVAFPERKEKAPVVIVIHEVYGLTDWIRAVADSLAAAGFIAMAPDFLTGRGPGGGDTGAFASRDDVVKAVREIPPPEVVSVLNAVARYGATLPAATDKLATMGFCWGGAQSFFYATAQPDLD